From Streptomyces sp. NBC_00683, one genomic window encodes:
- a CDS encoding ABC-F family ATP-binding cassette domain-containing protein, with translation MTATLVAKELAAGHGDRTLFAGLDLVVAPGDVIGLVGANGAGKSSLLRLLAGLDRPEEGELRLSPPTATVGHLPQEPERRAGESVREFLARRTGVAEAQTAMDAATQALVDGAPGADDAYSETLERWLALGGADLDERAEEVAADLGLRIGLDLPMTALSGGQAARAGLASLLLSRYDVFLLDEPTNDLDLDGLERLERFVSGLRAGTVVVSHDREFLMRTVTKVLELDLAQQEINLYGGGYASYLEERERARTHAREEFEEYADKRSALEGRAQMQRGWMDKGVKNARRKATDNDKIGRKFRSEASEKQAAKARQTQRMIERLDVVDEPRKEWELRMEIASAPRSGSVVATLRDATVVLGDFSFGPATLQIDWADRVAITGANGAGKSTLLAALLGRLPLGSGHASLGSGVVVGEIDQARKLFHGTESLLDAFCAAVPETEPAEVRTLLAKFGLRADHVLRPATTLSPGERTRAALALLQGRGVNLLVLDEPTNHLDLPAIEQLESALDAYTGTLLLVTHDRRMLEAVHTTRRVEVADGKVVEIS, from the coding sequence ATGACTGCCACTCTCGTCGCCAAGGAACTCGCCGCCGGACACGGCGACCGCACGCTCTTCGCCGGACTCGACCTCGTCGTCGCGCCCGGCGACGTGATCGGTCTCGTCGGAGCCAACGGTGCCGGAAAATCGTCGCTGCTCCGACTGCTCGCCGGGCTCGACCGCCCGGAGGAGGGCGAACTGCGCCTCTCCCCGCCCACCGCCACCGTCGGACACCTCCCGCAGGAGCCCGAGCGCCGCGCGGGCGAGTCCGTGCGGGAGTTCCTCGCCCGCCGCACCGGTGTCGCCGAAGCGCAGACGGCGATGGACGCCGCGACCCAGGCCCTCGTGGACGGCGCTCCCGGCGCGGACGACGCGTACTCCGAAACCCTGGAGCGCTGGCTCGCGCTCGGCGGCGCCGACCTCGACGAACGGGCGGAGGAGGTGGCGGCCGACCTCGGACTGAGGATCGGTCTCGACCTTCCGATGACGGCGCTCTCCGGCGGCCAGGCGGCCCGTGCCGGACTGGCCTCGCTGCTCCTGTCGCGCTACGACGTCTTCCTGCTCGACGAGCCCACCAACGACCTGGACCTCGACGGCCTGGAGCGGCTCGAGCGCTTCGTGTCCGGCCTGCGCGCGGGCACCGTCGTCGTCAGCCACGACCGCGAGTTCCTGATGCGTACGGTGACCAAGGTCCTCGAGCTCGACCTGGCCCAGCAGGAGATCAACCTCTACGGCGGCGGCTACGCCTCCTATCTGGAGGAGCGCGAGCGGGCCCGTACCCACGCCCGTGAGGAGTTCGAGGAGTACGCGGACAAGCGCTCCGCGCTCGAGGGCCGCGCACAGATGCAGCGCGGCTGGATGGACAAGGGCGTCAAGAACGCCCGCCGCAAGGCCACCGACAACGACAAGATCGGCCGCAAGTTCCGCAGTGAGGCCAGCGAGAAGCAGGCCGCGAAGGCCCGCCAGACGCAGCGCATGATCGAGCGCCTCGACGTCGTCGACGAACCGCGCAAGGAGTGGGAGCTGCGGATGGAGATCGCCTCCGCCCCGCGCTCCGGCTCCGTCGTCGCCACCCTCCGCGACGCCACGGTCGTCCTCGGCGACTTCTCCTTCGGTCCGGCCACCCTGCAGATCGACTGGGCGGACCGGGTCGCCATCACCGGGGCCAACGGGGCGGGCAAGTCGACGCTGCTCGCCGCACTGCTCGGCCGGCTCCCGCTCGGCTCCGGCCACGCCTCCCTCGGCTCGGGCGTCGTGGTGGGCGAGATCGACCAGGCGCGCAAGCTGTTCCACGGTACGGAGAGCCTGCTGGACGCCTTCTGCGCGGCCGTCCCCGAGACGGAGCCGGCCGAGGTCCGTACGCTGCTCGCCAAGTTCGGCCTGCGCGCCGACCATGTGCTGCGGCCGGCCACGACGCTCTCCCCGGGCGAACGCACCCGGGCCGCTCTCGCCCTCCTCCAGGGCCGGGGTGTCAACCTGCTGGTCCTGGACGAGCCGACGAACCACCTCGACCTGCCCGCGATCGAGCAGCTGGAGTCGGCGCTCGACGCGTACACCGGGACGCTGCTCCTGGTCACGCACGACCGGCGGATGCTCGAAGCCGTCCACACGACCCGGCGGGTCGAGGTCGCCGACGGCAAGGTCGTCGAGATCAGCTGA
- a CDS encoding oxidoreductase has translation MSAQYSTFGLAPAIRAGGVLADGGYQAHRDFMDFIVDGRPLLFQLSDLDAVSPLASDVAPAIFATHVRRLLLEADAPLADGRYVIYGCPECESLECGAVTAVIERDGTDVVWRDFAWQTYGTVDLERGGYHGIGPFRFDGEQYRAELEQLLPADGTTDTQRDGPAARRRVLLIGARVAVLAKLAAALRTIGIGADIAQDAAGVPAAELRGYGAVAFGLAVTDAERAAVREAFGRAGADVAYVDGTAPVIPLLVARIENALDRTPPSGRRLLGLTVTEGTACLEVSSTCRVSLVAYRLDLLHRTRTDEVFDGVLAAGEHRIPLEARVAKGRSSLVARSAGSVLIATVAP, from the coding sequence ATGTCAGCCCAGTACTCGACGTTCGGCCTTGCGCCGGCGATACGGGCCGGGGGAGTCCTGGCCGACGGTGGCTACCAGGCGCACCGGGATTTCATGGACTTCATCGTCGACGGCCGGCCGTTGCTGTTCCAGCTGTCCGACCTCGACGCGGTCTCGCCGCTCGCCTCCGACGTGGCGCCGGCGATTTTCGCCACGCACGTACGGCGACTGCTGCTCGAAGCGGACGCTCCGCTGGCCGACGGCCGCTATGTGATCTACGGCTGCCCCGAGTGCGAGAGCCTCGAGTGCGGGGCGGTCACCGCCGTCATCGAACGGGACGGCACCGATGTCGTGTGGCGGGACTTCGCCTGGCAGACGTACGGGACCGTCGACCTGGAGCGGGGCGGATACCACGGGATCGGCCCGTTCCGCTTCGACGGCGAGCAGTACCGCGCCGAGCTCGAACAGCTCCTCCCCGCGGACGGCACGACGGACACGCAGCGGGACGGTCCCGCCGCCCGGCGTCGCGTCCTGCTCATAGGGGCTCGCGTCGCGGTCCTCGCCAAGCTCGCGGCCGCCCTGCGCACCATCGGCATCGGCGCCGACATCGCCCAGGACGCCGCCGGGGTGCCGGCCGCCGAACTGCGCGGGTACGGTGCCGTGGCCTTCGGCCTGGCCGTCACCGACGCGGAGCGCGCCGCGGTGCGCGAGGCGTTCGGCCGGGCGGGCGCCGACGTCGCGTACGTCGACGGGACCGCCCCCGTGATCCCGCTCCTCGTCGCACGGATCGAGAACGCGCTGGACCGCACCCCGCCCTCCGGGAGGCGGCTGCTCGGGCTCACCGTCACGGAGGGCACGGCCTGCCTGGAGGTCAGCTCGACCTGCCGGGTGAGCCTGGTCGCGTACCGCCTCGACCTGCTGCACCGCACGCGGACCGACGAGGTCTTCGACGGGGTCCTCGCCGCAGGCGAGCACCGGATCCCCCTGGAGGCACGGGTGGCGAAGGGGCGTTCCTCCCTCGTGGCACGCAGCGCGGGGAGCGTGCTGATCGCGACCGTCGCCCCCTGA
- a CDS encoding FAD-dependent oxidoreductase, with protein MTDVIVVGGGVSGLTTAVVLAERGHRVRFWSRDASSATTSAVAGALWWPYRIEPEALVGDWSLQSLRVYEELAAAPEETGVRLVPGVHGGERLAALGPWARSLRNVSEVGQGLRVTLPLIDMPVHLGWLQGRLAAAGGVTERRTVRAFDEAAAEAPVVVNCTGLGAHGLVPDPGMRPVRGQLVVVENPGIDEWFTLADPASSATTYFFPQPGGLLLGGTAETDDWRTEPDLRTAEEIVARCARVRPEIAGARITGHRVGLRPARDGGVRIEADELPGGGLLVHNYGHGGAGVTVAWGCARAAAQLVG; from the coding sequence GTGACGGACGTGATCGTGGTGGGCGGCGGAGTCAGCGGGCTGACCACGGCAGTGGTGCTGGCGGAGCGCGGTCACCGGGTGCGGTTCTGGTCACGGGACGCCTCCTCGGCCACGACGTCGGCGGTGGCCGGCGCCCTGTGGTGGCCGTACCGGATCGAGCCGGAGGCGCTGGTGGGCGACTGGTCGCTGCAGTCGCTGCGGGTGTACGAGGAACTGGCCGCCGCACCGGAGGAGACCGGCGTACGGCTGGTCCCGGGGGTGCACGGGGGTGAGCGGCTCGCGGCGCTGGGACCCTGGGCACGCAGCCTGAGGAACGTGTCCGAGGTCGGCCAGGGGCTGCGGGTGACACTGCCCCTGATCGACATGCCGGTCCACCTGGGCTGGCTGCAGGGGCGGCTGGCCGCGGCCGGAGGGGTGACCGAGCGGCGCACGGTGCGGGCCTTCGACGAGGCCGCCGCCGAGGCCCCCGTGGTGGTCAACTGCACCGGCCTGGGCGCCCACGGCCTGGTCCCGGATCCGGGGATGCGGCCGGTGCGGGGCCAGCTGGTGGTGGTGGAGAACCCGGGCATCGACGAGTGGTTCACCCTGGCGGACCCGGCTTCGAGCGCGACGACGTACTTCTTCCCCCAGCCGGGCGGACTGCTGCTGGGCGGCACCGCCGAGACGGACGACTGGCGCACCGAGCCCGACCTCCGTACGGCCGAGGAGATCGTGGCACGCTGCGCGCGGGTACGGCCGGAGATCGCCGGGGCCCGGATCACGGGGCACCGGGTCGGGCTGCGGCCGGCCCGGGACGGCGGGGTGCGGATCGAGGCCGACGAGCTGCCCGGAGGTGGTCTGCTGGTGCACAACTACGGGCACGGCGGCGCCGGGGTGACGGTGGCCTGGGGCTGCGCGCGGGCTGCGGCCCAGCTGGTGGGCTGA
- a CDS encoding BCCT family transporter, producing MSHDEQRTDGRGEYLPVTADLPAEQHDGRRPTTDRVVFGVTAVLTVAFVVWGSTATDSLEDVSSRLLNGLIHNGGWAFMLAASGFVVFALWLAISRYGKISLGQEGEKPEFRTVSWVAMMFSAGMGIGLMFYGVSEPLAHFVNPPPGTRPADAAEAMQTAMATTLFHWTLHPWAIYAVVGLAIAYSTYRRRRRQTISAVFEPLIGARHAHGGGGRFIDILAIFATLFGSAASLGLGTLQIGSGFQELNWMEQTGTGLLVAIIAVLTAAFVASAVSGVEKGIQWLSNINMVLALILVVFVFIAGPTIIVLDLLPTSLAAYFGDLAQLAGRTEATGEGEVADWLSSWTVFYWAWWISWTPFVGMFIARISRGRTIRQFVGGVILVPSTVSLVWFAVFGGSAIRLEEAGRLKGVGDTPEAQLFGVLQEFPIPTVMSILVMVLVGIFFVSGADAASIVMGTLSQKGVREPAKWVVIFWGIVTGAVAAVMLLIGNGKGDALAGLQNLTILVAAPFTIVMIGMCVALMRDLRQDPQIVRQEFGVEAVESAVIEGHAKYDGDFEIRIGPGSEVISDERHKDDPSA from the coding sequence GTGTCACACGACGAGCAGAGAACGGATGGGCGGGGGGAGTACCTGCCGGTCACAGCCGATCTTCCCGCTGAGCAGCACGACGGCCGGCGCCCCACGACCGACAGGGTGGTCTTCGGCGTCACGGCGGTGCTCACCGTAGCCTTCGTGGTCTGGGGCTCCACGGCCACCGACTCGCTGGAGGACGTCTCCAGCAGACTGCTCAACGGACTCATCCACAACGGCGGTTGGGCCTTCATGCTGGCCGCCTCGGGCTTCGTCGTCTTCGCCCTCTGGCTCGCGATCAGCCGGTACGGGAAGATCTCGCTCGGTCAGGAGGGCGAGAAGCCCGAATTCCGTACGGTCTCCTGGGTCGCGATGATGTTCAGCGCCGGCATGGGAATCGGCCTGATGTTCTACGGGGTGAGTGAGCCGCTGGCCCACTTCGTCAATCCGCCTCCCGGCACGCGTCCCGCCGATGCCGCCGAGGCGATGCAGACGGCGATGGCCACGACCCTCTTCCACTGGACACTGCATCCCTGGGCGATCTACGCCGTGGTCGGTCTCGCCATCGCGTACAGCACCTATCGGCGCCGCAGGCGGCAGACGATCAGCGCGGTGTTCGAGCCGCTCATCGGGGCCCGCCACGCGCATGGCGGCGGTGGCCGGTTCATCGACATCCTCGCCATCTTCGCGACGCTCTTCGGTTCGGCTGCCTCGCTCGGGCTCGGAACCCTCCAGATCGGCAGCGGTTTCCAGGAGCTCAACTGGATGGAGCAGACCGGCACCGGCCTCCTCGTGGCGATCATCGCCGTCCTGACGGCGGCCTTCGTCGCCTCCGCCGTGTCCGGTGTCGAGAAGGGCATCCAGTGGCTGTCCAACATCAACATGGTGCTGGCCCTGATCCTGGTGGTGTTCGTCTTCATCGCCGGTCCCACCATCATCGTGCTGGACCTGCTGCCCACATCCCTCGCCGCGTACTTCGGTGACCTCGCCCAGCTCGCCGGGCGCACGGAGGCGACCGGCGAGGGCGAGGTGGCCGACTGGCTCTCGAGCTGGACCGTCTTCTACTGGGCGTGGTGGATCTCGTGGACGCCCTTCGTCGGCATGTTCATCGCGAGGATCAGTCGCGGCCGGACGATCCGTCAGTTCGTCGGCGGAGTCATCCTGGTGCCGAGCACGGTCAGCCTGGTCTGGTTCGCCGTCTTCGGCGGTTCCGCGATCAGGCTGGAGGAGGCCGGGCGGCTCAAGGGCGTCGGGGACACTCCGGAGGCGCAGCTCTTCGGCGTCCTCCAGGAGTTCCCGATCCCCACGGTGATGAGCATCCTGGTGATGGTCCTGGTCGGCATCTTCTTCGTCTCGGGCGCGGACGCCGCCTCGATCGTGATGGGCACCCTCTCCCAGAAGGGCGTGCGTGAACCGGCCAAGTGGGTCGTGATCTTCTGGGGCATCGTCACCGGCGCCGTGGCCGCGGTCATGCTGCTCATCGGCAACGGCAAGGGCGACGCCCTGGCCGGCCTGCAGAATCTGACCATCCTGGTGGCCGCGCCCTTCACCATCGTGATGATCGGCATGTGCGTGGCCCTGATGCGCGACCTGCGGCAGGACCCGCAGATCGTCCGCCAGGAGTTCGGCGTTGAGGCCGTCGAGTCCGCGGTGATCGAGGGCCACGCCAAGTACGACGGAGACTTCGAGATCCGGATCGGCCCTGGCTCCGAGGTCATCAGCGACGAACGGCACAAGGACGACCCGTCCGCCTGA
- a CDS encoding M14 family metallopeptidase: MIPRLTRALRRRSLGRRVLRRDLGVIVVAAALAVPFATAPAEASHLVPRTGFEISRGERWTGQAEEQSFLAEVDRASDRAFVERIGTTKEGRPLRLVHIGARTPAAGTVLLICSQHGDEPAGREACLSAVRDLALAEDRATRALLSRTRVLVLPTANPDGRAADTRGNSDGVDINRDHIALRTAEGRAVARVIRDQRPDVIYDLHEYGATPPYYDKDLFVLWPRNLNTADGVHDAARSLSDRYVRPAAAAAGYSTGLYGIWTDPVTGDPIKQTAGDGQERILRNTAGIKHAVGLLIESRTDALTEAERSDQALNKRRRVESQQAALGGLFSFVGERQGRITAVTTASRLAGLADRGPVLLGGADNDPAEPGEILQDPPCGYRLDAAQYAEVGDELALHGVTSRRDGDGAYVSLRQPARRLIPLLLDERATYHLVTGQADTAC; the protein is encoded by the coding sequence GTGATCCCCCGACTCACTCGTGCGCTCCGTCGCCGTTCCCTGGGCCGCCGCGTGCTGCGGCGCGACCTGGGGGTGATCGTCGTGGCAGCCGCGCTGGCCGTGCCGTTCGCCACCGCGCCGGCCGAGGCCTCGCACCTCGTGCCCCGTACCGGATTCGAGATCAGCAGGGGTGAGCGGTGGACCGGGCAGGCGGAGGAGCAGTCCTTCCTCGCCGAGGTCGACCGGGCGAGCGACCGTGCCTTCGTCGAACGGATCGGCACGACGAAGGAGGGGCGCCCCCTGCGGCTCGTCCACATCGGGGCGCGCACCCCGGCGGCCGGCACCGTACTGCTGATCTGCAGCCAGCACGGCGACGAACCGGCCGGCCGTGAGGCCTGTCTGTCGGCGGTCCGGGATCTCGCCCTGGCCGAGGACCGGGCGACGCGAGCACTCCTGTCCCGTACGCGTGTACTGGTGCTGCCCACCGCCAATCCCGACGGACGTGCGGCGGACACCCGCGGCAACTCCGACGGTGTCGACATCAACCGTGACCACATCGCCCTGCGGACGGCCGAGGGCCGGGCCGTCGCGCGGGTCATCCGTGATCAACGACCCGATGTCATCTACGACTTGCACGAGTACGGCGCCACCCCGCCGTACTACGACAAGGACCTCTTCGTCCTGTGGCCGCGCAATCTCAACACGGCCGACGGGGTGCACGACGCCGCCCGGAGCCTGTCCGACCGGTACGTCAGGCCCGCCGCCGCGGCAGCGGGCTACAGCACCGGCCTCTACGGGATCTGGACCGACCCGGTCACGGGGGACCCGATCAAGCAGACCGCGGGCGACGGCCAGGAGCGGATCCTGCGCAACACCGCCGGCATCAAGCACGCGGTCGGCCTGCTCATCGAGTCGCGGACCGACGCGCTCACCGAGGCCGAGCGGTCCGATCAGGCACTCAACAAGCGGCGCAGGGTCGAGTCCCAGCAGGCGGCACTCGGTGGTCTGTTCTCGTTCGTCGGGGAGCGCCAGGGGCGTATCACCGCGGTCACCACCGCGTCCCGCCTGGCAGGGCTCGCCGACCGCGGTCCCGTCCTCCTCGGCGGCGCCGACAACGATCCGGCGGAACCGGGGGAGATCCTCCAGGACCCGCCCTGCGGCTACCGGCTGGACGCCGCCCAGTACGCGGAGGTCGGGGACGAACTGGCCCTGCACGGCGTGACGTCCCGACGCGACGGTGACGGAGCGTACGTATCGCTGCGCCAGCCGGCCCGCAGACTGATCCCGCTCCTGCTGGACGAGCGGGCCACATATCACCTCGTAACGGGTCAAGCCGATACGGCTTGTTGA
- a CDS encoding LacI family DNA-binding transcriptional regulator has protein sequence MPDPTRDPQRDARPTLEAVAARAGVSRATASRVVNGGAGVRQPLVDQVRKAVDELGYIPNHAARTLVTRRNGAVAVIIDEPEVRIFSDPFFSRQIRGISRELNAHDAQLVLLLVEGSGDFDRVTRYLAGGHVDGALAFSLHTDDELPSIIRRFGVPTVYGGRPERPSPGTDAAAPPVPYVDCDNRGGAREAVRHLVSLGRRRIAHIAGPRDQTSALDRIDGYHDVLPDADPELVVDGDFTAESGARAMEELLAARPDLDAVFASNDLMASGALRVLHERGIRVPQDVALVGFDDMESVAETTEPPLTTVRQDVEGMGRLMVRLLMERLNSGTGEWPASVITPTELIRRASA, from the coding sequence TTGCCCGATCCGACCCGCGATCCGCAGCGTGACGCCCGGCCCACCCTGGAGGCCGTGGCGGCCCGCGCCGGTGTGTCCCGGGCGACGGCGTCCCGTGTCGTCAACGGCGGTGCCGGGGTGCGGCAGCCCCTGGTGGACCAGGTGCGCAAGGCGGTCGACGAGCTCGGCTACATCCCGAACCACGCCGCACGCACCCTGGTCACCCGGCGCAACGGTGCGGTCGCCGTGATCATCGACGAACCCGAGGTCCGGATCTTCTCCGACCCGTTCTTCTCCCGCCAGATCCGCGGGATCAGCCGCGAACTGAACGCGCACGACGCCCAGCTGGTGCTGCTCCTGGTGGAGGGCAGCGGGGACTTCGACCGGGTGACCCGCTACCTGGCCGGTGGCCATGTGGACGGCGCGCTGGCCTTCTCATTGCACACCGACGACGAACTTCCGTCGATCATCCGGCGGTTCGGCGTGCCGACGGTCTACGGTGGCCGCCCCGAGCGCCCCTCTCCGGGAACGGATGCCGCCGCGCCGCCCGTGCCGTACGTCGACTGCGACAACCGGGGCGGCGCCCGTGAGGCCGTACGCCATCTGGTCTCGCTCGGCCGGCGCCGGATCGCGCACATCGCCGGACCGCGTGACCAGACCTCCGCGCTCGACCGGATCGACGGCTATCACGACGTACTGCCCGACGCCGATCCGGAGCTGGTGGTGGACGGCGACTTCACCGCCGAAAGCGGCGCACGGGCGATGGAGGAACTGCTGGCGGCCCGTCCGGATCTGGACGCGGTCTTCGCCTCCAACGACCTGATGGCCTCGGGAGCCCTGCGGGTGCTCCACGAGCGGGGGATCCGGGTGCCGCAGGACGTGGCACTCGTCGGCTTCGACGACATGGAGTCGGTGGCGGAGACCACCGAACCGCCTCTGACGACGGTCCGTCAGGATGTCGAAGGGATGGGACGGTTGATGGTGCGGCTGCTGATGGAGCGGCTGAACAGCGGTACGGGCGAGTGGCCCGCGTCCGTGATCACCCCGACCGAACTGATCCGCCGCGCCTCGGCCTGA
- a CDS encoding oxygenase MpaB family protein, producing the protein MTSAGEPVPPPPGGVLWSLAGDIRGLLMLPAALTLQVAHPAVGAGVDEHSVFRTDPWGRGERSLRSLQLWVYGGEAAAEEGRRLRKLHRTIQGTDTRGRRYHALAPANYAWVHATGFPVYQHAARYLVRPLTGAQERALYREWLQVGRILGIHDRDMPQTIEEFWPYYRKMLADEIEATTVVRELVAVDSPVPPPDRGPWAVRLLVAAVWPVLLPPLARFRGFITVGLMPRDAREAIGLDWTPAQERHLRRLCAVVRLVVPVLPERLRYLPRARTARAAWRAERGGRSLRPRRGGSVRSG; encoded by the coding sequence ATGACCAGCGCAGGAGAGCCCGTCCCGCCCCCGCCGGGCGGTGTCCTGTGGAGCCTCGCCGGCGACATCCGCGGGCTCCTGATGCTGCCCGCCGCCCTCACCCTCCAGGTCGCCCACCCGGCGGTCGGCGCGGGCGTCGACGAGCACTCGGTCTTCCGTACGGACCCGTGGGGACGCGGTGAGCGGTCCCTGCGCTCGCTCCAGCTCTGGGTGTACGGGGGAGAGGCGGCAGCGGAGGAGGGGCGCAGGCTCAGGAAGCTGCACCGCACCATCCAGGGCACCGACACCCGCGGCCGCCGCTACCACGCCCTCGCACCGGCGAACTACGCGTGGGTGCATGCCACCGGCTTCCCCGTCTACCAGCACGCGGCGCGCTATCTGGTCCGCCCGCTCACCGGGGCGCAGGAGCGTGCCCTGTACCGCGAGTGGCTTCAGGTCGGCCGGATCCTCGGCATCCACGACCGGGACATGCCGCAGACGATCGAGGAGTTCTGGCCGTACTACCGCAAGATGCTGGCCGACGAGATCGAGGCGACCACGGTCGTACGGGAGCTCGTCGCCGTCGACAGCCCCGTACCGCCACCCGACCGCGGTCCGTGGGCCGTGCGGCTGCTGGTGGCAGCGGTGTGGCCGGTCCTGCTCCCGCCGCTCGCCCGGTTCCGCGGCTTCATCACCGTGGGGCTGATGCCACGGGACGCCCGCGAGGCGATCGGGCTCGACTGGACCCCTGCCCAGGAGCGGCACCTCCGGCGGCTCTGCGCCGTCGTCCGGCTGGTGGTGCCCGTGCTTCCCGAGCGGCTGCGCTACCTGCCGCGCGCCCGGACCGCGCGTGCGGCCTGGCGCGCGGAGCGCGGGGGCAGGAGTCTCAGGCCGAGGCGCGGCGGATCAGTTCGGTCGGGGTGA
- a CDS encoding oxygenase MpaB family protein has product MGRYSRLREIRRMDPARDCAEILRLMSQYEFPWDYRQGISVAFLRDYGVPRISVLLDRTQEFERNGQKRYDDTVLFGYEMAAEGFDSERARAAARHLNRIHGKYRIPNEDYLYVLATTVVGPKRWIDRFGWRPLCAQEAGALAEAGRRMAVMMGIEGAPDTYEGFEKLLDSYEDRMFAYDPANRRVANATFRVMAAWYPGPLRPLVARLSLALLDEPLLRALGFPAQPRWLRATATRMVRTRSHGVRLLPARPRWLPSRPRPRSYPFGYQLDDLGPHWAQSRPLEPLPMEKT; this is encoded by the coding sequence ATGGGCCGCTACAGCCGACTGCGCGAGATCCGCCGGATGGATCCCGCCCGCGACTGCGCCGAGATACTCCGGCTGATGTCGCAGTACGAATTCCCGTGGGACTACCGGCAGGGCATCAGCGTCGCCTTCCTTCGCGACTACGGCGTCCCGAGAATCTCCGTGCTGCTCGACCGCACCCAGGAGTTCGAGCGCAACGGCCAGAAACGCTACGACGACACCGTCCTGTTCGGGTACGAGATGGCGGCCGAGGGCTTCGACTCCGAGCGCGCCCGCGCCGCCGCCCGGCATCTCAACCGCATTCACGGCAAGTACCGCATCCCGAACGAGGACTACCTCTACGTACTGGCTACGACCGTCGTCGGCCCCAAACGCTGGATCGACCGCTTCGGGTGGCGCCCCCTGTGCGCGCAGGAGGCGGGGGCGCTGGCGGAAGCAGGGCGGCGGATGGCCGTCATGATGGGCATCGAGGGCGCTCCCGACACGTACGAAGGATTCGAGAAGCTGCTCGACTCATACGAGGACCGGATGTTCGCGTACGACCCGGCGAACCGCCGGGTCGCCAACGCCACCTTCCGGGTCATGGCCGCCTGGTACCCGGGCCCGCTGCGCCCCCTGGTGGCCAGACTCTCGCTCGCCCTGCTGGACGAACCGCTGCTGCGGGCACTCGGTTTCCCGGCGCAGCCCCGCTGGTTACGGGCGACGGCCACGCGGATGGTGCGTACCCGGTCGCACGGGGTACGGCTGCTGCCCGCCCGGCCGCGCTGGCTTCCTTCCCGGCCCAGGCCACGCAGTTACCCCTTCGGATACCAGCTCGACGACCTCGGCCCGCACTGGGCCCAGAGCCGCCCGCTGGAACCCCTGCCCATGGAGAAGACATGA